The Macadamia integrifolia cultivar HAES 741 chromosome 4, SCU_Mint_v3, whole genome shotgun sequence genome contains the following window.
GAACATCATATTGAAGCgagaaaacagagaagaatgGGTTTCAGAATTTCTTCTTCTATAGCCAGAATTTTTTCCTTGGGACTGTATTAATGATGGCGTCATTTGGTTCCTTCAGATgtatttcgtgtcaaaaacattGGCAGAGCAAGCTGCATGGGACTTTGCAAAGGAGAACAACTTAGACTTCATCAGTATCATCCCAACACTCGTCGTTGGTCCCTTTATCATGTCAAGCATGCCTCCAAGCATGCTCACGGCCTTGGCTCTGATTCTGGGTAAATTTTGTAATTCCAATTTAGCTTTACTACTACACCTCAGGATTGTGACTTCTTATTGCAATTCCCCACCTTTTATTGGCTCTGGTACAGGAAACGAACCACACTATTCAATTCTGAAGCAGCACCAACTAATTCACTTGGATGACTTGTGCAATGCCCATATCTTTCTTTTGGAGAATCCCAAAGCTGAGGGAAGATACATCTGCTCCTCCAGGGATACCACCATTTTTGAGCTTGCAAAAATGTTGAAAGAAAAATACCCTGAATACAACATTCCCACCAGGTACTGCACTGCCTTTTCTCCTTGTGATAATGGATTTCCATGGTTCTTCATTTACTTGATTTGGGCTTCATTAACATGAAACCATTTAATTTGCAGGTTTAAGGGTATTGATGAGTCGATCAAGCCTGTAcatttctcttcaaagaaactCACAGACCTGGGCTTCGAATTCAAGTACACCATGGAGGATATGTTTGATGGAGCTATCCGTTCATGCCGGGAAAGGAACTTGATCCCACTTCAAACAATAGATGAGAAACCAAATGGAGTTGAAGACAAGATCTCATCAGCAGTCGGAGAAGAGAACCAACCCATCAAGGCATAGGCTTGCCGCTTGTCCCCCAGTTAGAAATGTTGCTTGTGTGCTTTTGCATTAGTCTGTTTCGATGTGATTTCTAATTTGGAAGCTTAATGAAATAAATTCTCAACGGCTctgaattttccttttccatatATGTGTGTGATTCAATATTTTAAGCTTCGAACGATGCACAGTATTCAAAAGCTGGAGTTCGCAACATCCATTAATTAGTCCATCCCTGTGAGTCATGTTCTTGTTTGAATGTTAGatagatcttgaagatcttagCTTGTCTCAGTTGCCCAATCATGCACCTGGACATTAGGATCCAGTCTTACGTCATGTCAGGCAGTGGGAGTCCGCGAGATGGGAGATAAATAACTCCACAAATGCAACCTTAAGAAGTGATGCAGAATGTAATGAAAAAATAGGAACAAGTAATATACACAGATTGATGAGGTTTGACAAGATTGCTTACATtctcagtgagatgagatttaatttcattatcaatggaaaataggattACGGTGCACACTTTCACACCTATTTGAGGGATACGCCAATACTCTCTAAATTAAAAGAGGACAGAATGCTAGACATCTTATACCAACAATAACCACTAATCCTTAGGAAAGAATTTTACCACTATCTAAGCTCATAGCCAAATAAATTGAATTTGTAAtggaattttcaaaaagggaaaagaataaGGATGCTAA
Protein-coding sequences here:
- the LOC122075392 gene encoding dihydroflavonol 4-reductase-like; translation: MGSAVEMKGPVAVTGAAGYVGSWLIMRLLQQGYTVRATVRDPTNLKKTKHLLDLPEASERLTLWKADLDDEGSFDEAFHGCTGVFHVATPMDFESTDPENEVIKPAINGVLNVMRSCKKASTVKRVVFTSSAGTVDIQEHQQPQYDETWWSNVEFCRRTKMTAWMYFVSKTLAEQAAWDFAKENNLDFISIIPTLVVGPFIMSSMPPSMLTALALILGNEPHYSILKQHQLIHLDDLCNAHIFLLENPKAEGRYICSSRDTTIFELAKMLKEKYPEYNIPTRFKGIDESIKPVHFSSKKLTDLGFEFKYTMEDMFDGAIRSCRERNLIPLQTIDEKPNGVEDKISSAVGEENQPIKA